Below is a window of Actinomycetota bacterium DNA.
GATACGCCGCGGCCCTTCTGGAGCTGGGGGAGAAGGATGAGCGCATCGTGGTCCTCGACGCGGACCTCGCCAAGTCCACCCAGACCGAGAAGTTCAAGCAGCGCTTCCCCGAGCGTTTCGTGGACTGTGGGGTGGCGGAACAGAACCTCATGGCCACGGCGGCGGGCTTGGCGGCAACGGGAAAGATAGTCTTCGCCTCCACCTTCGCCGTCTTCGCCACCGGCCGCGCATATGACCAGGTGCGCAACTCCATCGCCTACTCCAACCTGGACGTGAAGATCTGCGCCAGCCACGGCGGCATCACGGTGGGGGAGGATGGCTCCTCGCACCAGGCCCTGGAGGATATCACCCTCATGCGGGCCATCCCGCGTATGAGGGTGGTGGTGCCCGCGGATTACTACGAGACCCGCGAGGCGGTGAAGGCCGTGGCCTACATCGGAGGCCCGGTCTACGTGCGTCTGGGGCGCCCCAAGGTGCCGGTGATCTTCGGCGACGATTACCGCTTCGAGTTCGGGAAAGCGCGGCTCATGCGCGAGGGGAAGGACGTGACCGTGATCGCCTGTGGCTACATGCTCCACCAGGCCCTGGACGCCGCGGAGGTGCTGGCGCGGGAGGGGATCGAGGCCGAGGTGCTGAACTTGCACACCGTGAAGCCCTTGGACCGCGAGGGCATTCTGGACTCGGTCTCGCGCACCGGCAGGGTGGTGACCTGCGAGGAGCACACCGTCCTGGGAGGTGTGGGGGGTGCCGTCGCCGAACTCCTGGTGGAGGAGATGCCCGTGCCCGTGCGCATGATAGGCATCCGGGACAGCTTCGGCACCTCGGGGTCCGCCGAGGAGCTGGTGGAACATTTCGGCCTGGACGCCCGTCACATCGCCGAAGTGGTGCGGAGCTTCCTGGCGGGAAGGAAGGACGTGGCGCCGCGCGCTCGAACGAGGGGAGATGATGGAACGTGATCCGCATGCGGAGGGTCACCAAGATATACAAGGGCAACATCTACGCCCTGGAGGATATAACCCTGGACATCGAGAAGGGGGAGTTCGCCTTCCTGGTCGGGCCCTCGGGCTCGGGGAAGAGCACCTTCATCAAGCTGCTCATCAAGGAGGAGGAGCCCACCAGCGGGCAGATATACATCGCCGACACCAACATCGGCCAGCTGCGCAAGTGGAAGGTGCCTTACCTGCGGCGCAAGATCGGGTGCGTGTTCCAGGATTTCAAGCTCCTGCCACACAAGACCGTCTATCAGAACGTGGCCTACGCCATGGAGGTGACGGGAAAGTCGCGCCGGCTGGCGGAACAGCAGGTGCCGGAGGTGCTGAAACTGGTGGGCCTGGGGCACAAGCTGGACGCCTTCCCGGACGAGCTCTCCGGCGGCGAGCAGCAGCGCGTGGCCATCGCCCGCGCCTTCATCAACCGGCCCCCCATCCTGCTGGCCGACGAGCCCACGGGGAACGTGGACCCCTCCCTGGCGGAGGGCATCGTGCGCCTGCTGGAGAGGATAAACGAGGCGGGCACCACGGTGATCGTGGCCACCCACGACAAGACCATCGTCAACACCTTCAGAAAGCGGGTGATCGCGCTGGAGAACGGGCGCATCATCAGGGACCAGGACAGGGGCGTGTACGGCTATGAATAAGATCGCCTACTTCGCCTCCGAGACCTGGGCCTCACTGAGCAAGAACCTCATCCTCGCCGTGGCCGCCATCGCCGTGGTGGCGGTCTCCCTGGGCATCCTGGGCATGGTGGTCATGGGCTGGAACATGTTCAGCAACATGATCAAGAACGCGGAGCGCAAAGTGGGCGAGGTGGACATCTACCTCTCCGACCTCACCACCGAGGAGGAGCGCGCCGCCATCGAGGCCTTCCTGGTGAGCATCCCGGAGGTCGATCCCACGAAGGTGGTGTACAAGACCAAGGACCAGGCCTTGGAGGAGTTCAAGGAGAGGTTCAAGGACCAGCCCGAGCTGTGGGAATACATCGACGAGAACCCCCTGCCCAATTCCTACGAGCTCATGACCAAGGACCCCAAGGACGTGGGGCTGGTGGTGGGGAGGATAAACAACGAGGCTCCCTTCCGCGACCGCATCGAGGACGTGAAGTCGGCGAGCTCAGCCATCGAGAAGCTGGAGAACATCTTCGACAAGTTCCGCCAGATCGGCATCGTAGGCGTCATCGCGCTCTCCGTCGTCGCCGTGCTCCTGGTCTCGGTGACCATCCAGGTGGCCATCTTCGCGCGGCGCAGGGAGATCGGGATCATGAAGCTGGTGGGGGCCACCAACTGGTTCATCCGCTGGCCTTTCGTGCTGGAGGGGGTCTCGGAAGGCCTGGTGGGCTCGGCGGTGGCCATCCTGGTCGCCCTGGCGGTGAAGGTGTGGATCCTGGACAAGCTCATCGAGAACCTGCAGTTCCTCCGCCTCTCCCTGTCTCCGGGCCTGCTGGCGGTACTCTTCCCGCTCATGGTCCTGGGCGGCGTGGTCATCGGGGCGCTGGGAAGCGCCTACGCTCTGGGGCGTTTCCTGGAGGTGTGATCGCGCGGCGGGGGCGGCGGGAGCTCGAGCGCAAAAGGAAAGGCCGGCGATGGAGAGGCAAGAGCTGCAGGGTCCCCATGACGGCGAGAGGCGGCGCCGCGACCGCCTCATAATCATCCTCTCCCTCGTCCTTTCCCTTCTCCTGGTGGGCTCCTGCTTCGCGGTGCCCTATCTCCTCACCAGGGAAAAGCCCTCCGGCTCGAGCCGCACCGGGGATGGAGGCTCCTCTGTCCCGGAGGGCTCCGGAGGGGGCGGGGGCGATAAGGAGCTGGAAGGGGTCCTGCTGGAAAGCGACGCCTACGGGCGCGCTCGGGAGATAGTCGAGGCAAACTACGTGGACGAGGTGGACCCCGACCTCCTGTTGCGCTCGGCGGCCCGGGGCATACGCCGCCTCTTCAAGGCCGGGGCGGATGCTGGAGCCCTGGTGGAGCGGGGGATAACCGCCATGATCGATTCCCTGGACGACCCCTTTTCCGCGTTCATGAGCGCCGAGGACCTGGCCATGCTGGACACCCAGCTCTCGGGGCGCCTATCCGGCGTGGGGGTCGCCCTGGAGAAGGTGAAGAACGAGGTGCGGGTGACGCGGGTCCTCGAGGGGACCCCCGCCCAGGAGGCCGGCCTCCAGGAGGGGGACATCATCAAGGAGGTGGACGGCAGGGCCACCGGGGACATGGAACTGGAGGCGGTGGTCTTCCTCATCCGCGGCCCCGAGGGCACCACGGTGCGCCTGGGAGTGGCCAGGCCTCCTTCCCTGGAGATGACCTATTACGACATCGTGCGCAGGGAGATAGAGATACCGGTGGTCAAGAGCGAGATCAGGGAGGGGGAGGTGGGATACCTGCGCCTCACGGACTGGACGGAGGACGCGCAGGAAAAGATCTCCCGGGCCCTCTCGGAGCTGGCGTCGAAGGGGGCCAGCTCCCTGGTCATCGACCTGCGCTCCAATCCCGGCGGCTACATGGAGCCCGCCATAAGAGCGGCGGACATGTTCCTGCGCGACGGGGTCATCGTCTCCTCCCGGGGAAGGGTGGGGGGAGCCACGCGCGATTACCGCGCTGACGGCGAGGTGGAATGGGACCTCCCGGTGGTGGTGCTCATTAACCGTGGCACCGCCAGCTCCTCGGAGATCTTCGCCGCCGCCCTGCGCGAGAACGAGCGCTGCGTGCTGGTGGGGGAGACCACCTTCGGGAAGGGCTCCATCCAGAAGATCTTCCGCCAGGAGGACGGCACCGGCCTGCGCCTCACCATCGCCCGCTACTACACCCCCAGCGGCGCGAGCATCGACGACGAGGGCATCGCCCCGGATATCAGGGTGACGAACCCGGTGGTCGGCGATGAGGACACCCAGCTCCAACGCGCCCTCGAGGAGGCTGCGGCGAGGCGGCCGTGAAAGAGATAAAGCCCTCTTGCGAGGGCGTTATCGAAGTTGGTGGAGGCGGGGGGAGTCGAACCCCCGTCCAGAAATCCGGCCGGGTGGGCTCTACGAGCGTATCCGCCGCGAGGTTTTTCGCCACCGGGTCGCCCGGCGGAGGGCTAGCCGGCGGCTATCCCGTCAGGGTTTTCCCTCGGCCCTTACGGGAGTGGGGCCTCGGTGAGCCCGCTGCATGACGCCCCTTCCCCGGTCGCGGGCCTCCCGGGGAGGGACGGGCCGCTTAAGCGGCCAGGGCCAACTCGCTGTCGGCGTCTGTTGGTTTTCCCGCTTGTTGACGAGGCTCGGGTCCCCGGCTCGCTCCCGCGCCGGCCGCCGATCCCTGTCGAAGCCGTTTCGCCCCCAGGTTTTCAATGAGCTATACGATCCATCGACTCTATTGTAACCCCTATGGCAACTCCCGTGGGCGATCCTGCCGGGAGGCGGACGGGAACCGGGCGGCTTGCGCCGGCCGCTGACTCGAGACGGCGAGTCCTGGCGAGGGCGGGGATATTCGCCGCAGGCCCGGCGGAAGGCGGGGGCCGCACGAAGCCGGAAAGCGGCGCGGCATGCCGTGAGGCTGCGACCCCGGGCGATCCCGAAGGTGGACAGGCCGCCGCGGAGCCGCGCCGGAAGCGCGGGCAGGCCCGCAGGTCCGCCTCATTCCCGGCCGCGACCGCCCCGGCCGGCCTCCTTGAGGGTTCGCTCGAGGTCCCGGCGCGCCTCCCGCTCCATGATGTCCCGGCGGCGGTCGGCCTTGGCCTTGCCCCGCGCCAGCCCCAGCT
It encodes the following:
- a CDS encoding S41 family peptidase translates to MERQELQGPHDGERRRRDRLIIILSLVLSLLLVGSCFAVPYLLTREKPSGSSRTGDGGSSVPEGSGGGGGDKELEGVLLESDAYGRAREIVEANYVDEVDPDLLLRSAARGIRRLFKAGADAGALVERGITAMIDSLDDPFSAFMSAEDLAMLDTQLSGRLSGVGVALEKVKNEVRVTRVLEGTPAQEAGLQEGDIIKEVDGRATGDMELEAVVFLIRGPEGTTVRLGVARPPSLEMTYYDIVRREIEIPVVKSEIREGEVGYLRLTDWTEDAQEKISRALSELASKGASSLVIDLRSNPGGYMEPAIRAADMFLRDGVIVSSRGRVGGATRDYRADGEVEWDLPVVVLINRGTASSSEIFAAALRENERCVLVGETTFGKGSIQKIFRQEDGTGLRLTIARYYTPSGASIDDEGIAPDIRVTNPVVGDEDTQLQRALEEAAARRP
- the ftsE gene encoding cell division ATP-binding protein FtsE, whose translation is MRRVTKIYKGNIYALEDITLDIEKGEFAFLVGPSGSGKSTFIKLLIKEEEPTSGQIYIADTNIGQLRKWKVPYLRRKIGCVFQDFKLLPHKTVYQNVAYAMEVTGKSRRLAEQQVPEVLKLVGLGHKLDAFPDELSGGEQQRVAIARAFINRPPILLADEPTGNVDPSLAEGIVRLLERINEAGTTVIVATHDKTIVNTFRKRVIALENGRIIRDQDRGVYGYE
- a CDS encoding FtsX-like permease family protein — protein: MNKIAYFASETWASLSKNLILAVAAIAVVAVSLGILGMVVMGWNMFSNMIKNAERKVGEVDIYLSDLTTEEERAAIEAFLVSIPEVDPTKVVYKTKDQALEEFKERFKDQPELWEYIDENPLPNSYELMTKDPKDVGLVVGRINNEAPFRDRIEDVKSASSAIEKLENIFDKFRQIGIVGVIALSVVAVLLVSVTIQVAIFARRREIGIMKLVGATNWFIRWPFVLEGVSEGLVGSAVAILVALAVKVWILDKLIENLQFLRLSLSPGLLAVLFPLMVLGGVVIGALGSAYALGRFLEV
- a CDS encoding transketolase family protein — translated: MTAQQETRSTRDGYAAALLELGEKDERIVVLDADLAKSTQTEKFKQRFPERFVDCGVAEQNLMATAAGLAATGKIVFASTFAVFATGRAYDQVRNSIAYSNLDVKICASHGGITVGEDGSSHQALEDITLMRAIPRMRVVVPADYYETREAVKAVAYIGGPVYVRLGRPKVPVIFGDDYRFEFGKARLMREGKDVTVIACGYMLHQALDAAEVLAREGIEAEVLNLHTVKPLDREGILDSVSRTGRVVTCEEHTVLGGVGGAVAELLVEEMPVPVRMIGIRDSFGTSGSAEELVEHFGLDARHIAEVVRSFLAGRKDVAPRARTRGDDGT